From Saprospiraceae bacterium, one genomic window encodes:
- a CDS encoding cystathionine gamma-synthase, producing MKFATKVIHAGVEPDPSSGAIMTPIFQTSTYVQDGPGNHQGYEYARTQNPTRTALQENLAALENGTDAICFGSGLAAMDAIIKLLQSGDSVLASNDLYGGSFRLMERVFKQFGIQNKLIPMQDIQLISDSIQENTKMIWVETPTNPLLNIVDIEMVCQLAKQKGILVCVDNTFASPYLQNPLDLGADLVLHSATKYLGGHSDVVHGAVITKTKHLAERLYFIQNASGAVPGPMDCFLVLRGIKTLHIRVQRACENAKAIAEFLKTHPRVSRVLYPGFSDHPGHEIAKKQMRGFGGMVSFDLVGASEEEARTVLSKTKLFACAESLGGVESLIGHPASMTHASLPKEERLKSGLTDSLMRLSVGIEDVEDLIADLDQALS from the coding sequence ATGAAATTCGCCACCAAAGTCATACACGCAGGGGTTGAACCGGATCCATCTAGCGGAGCCATCATGACCCCTATTTTTCAAACATCCACTTATGTGCAGGATGGTCCGGGAAATCACCAGGGCTATGAATACGCCCGCACCCAGAATCCCACCCGCACAGCACTTCAAGAGAATTTGGCGGCCCTGGAGAACGGAACCGATGCCATTTGCTTTGGTAGCGGTTTGGCTGCCATGGATGCAATCATCAAGCTTTTACAATCAGGTGATTCTGTACTTGCAAGCAATGACTTGTACGGAGGTTCTTTTCGATTGATGGAAAGGGTTTTCAAACAATTCGGAATTCAAAATAAATTGATTCCGATGCAAGACATTCAATTGATTTCAGACAGTATTCAGGAAAACACCAAAATGATTTGGGTGGAGACACCAACGAATCCTCTCTTGAATATTGTGGATATCGAAATGGTGTGTCAGTTGGCTAAACAAAAAGGGATTCTTGTCTGTGTAGACAATACTTTTGCTTCCCCTTATCTTCAAAACCCTCTGGATTTGGGAGCTGACCTTGTCCTACATTCTGCCACCAAATATTTGGGGGGTCATTCCGATGTAGTCCATGGTGCAGTCATAACAAAAACCAAGCACTTAGCAGAAAGACTCTATTTCATCCAAAATGCTTCAGGAGCTGTCCCGGGTCCAATGGATTGTTTTTTGGTGTTGAGAGGTATAAAAACCCTGCACATTCGGGTCCAAAGGGCTTGTGAAAATGCAAAGGCCATCGCAGAATTTCTCAAAACCCATCCTAGGGTATCAAGGGTTTTGTATCCTGGTTTTTCGGATCACCCTGGACACGAAATTGCAAAAAAGCAAATGAGAGGTTTCGGTGGAATGGTTTCTTTTGATCTGGTAGGGGCTAGCGAGGAGGAGGCCAGAACAGTCCTTTCTAAAACAAAACTCTTTGCTTGTGCAGAATCTCTTGGTGGAGTTGAATCCCTAATAGGTCATCCCGCTTCCATGACCCACGCTTCACTCCCCAAAGAAGAAAGACTCAAATCAGGTTTGACCGATTCCCTCATGCGACTCAGTGTTGGCATAGAAGATGTGGAAGATTTAATTGCAGACCTGGACCAGGCTTTGTCATAA
- a CDS encoding T9SS type A sorting domain-containing protein: protein MKKHFILMLICGLSVDLPAQHLLKDLNPGNENGVQSSKNIVFKGKLYFHGSDKPNNAGTIWTTDGTSEGTIALPNLSLVNNFDFMTDAGSKLFFQGFGFVKVLYVTDGTPSGTLNLIGLETMPMTQMLKLDEGRVLMLIKSNTTLTHPDQLWVSNGTLAGTFKIRDILTSSSDTYISSNFNGKALIYDFSSNSTFEPLITDGTVEGTKPLLDELLSKNVDELQSISNCYGLNDLLIVGGKTKNGAEEAILLNQQFQKIKELKAPEFNLFGRVRLYSLSGHLLIQSGSHLYSYETATGDLSRLSTFLIAATDSKILKDRFYAYFKETSGINYFAVTDGTQQGTHKIDGWQSSVISEYNIQFRGDSIYYLTETNTQIKEIYTCHIDSLTGRYFSDFGGRFRPTVMNVVNDIFVFSRNTAEEGVELYRFPMAEPSSSREEKELGSECRLVQNPVRDYVQLEFGTTIPTNGKLTLIDGNGRTIRQMNINGESRYFIPVTDLPSGWYYIKIYTTNGQESKIIFKE from the coding sequence ATGAAAAAACATTTTATCCTGATGTTGATCTGCGGGTTATCAGTTGACCTGCCTGCTCAACACCTGCTCAAAGATCTAAACCCTGGAAATGAAAATGGAGTTCAATCTTCTAAAAACATTGTTTTTAAAGGAAAACTTTATTTTCATGGTTCCGATAAGCCCAACAATGCAGGCACAATATGGACGACTGATGGCACCAGTGAGGGTACGATTGCCTTGCCCAATTTGTCCCTTGTCAATAATTTTGATTTTATGACAGACGCAGGATCCAAATTATTTTTTCAGGGATTTGGATTTGTAAAAGTACTCTATGTGACGGATGGCACTCCTTCTGGCACCCTCAATCTGATTGGATTGGAGACGATGCCGATGACTCAGATGCTAAAATTGGATGAGGGAAGGGTGTTGATGTTGATAAAAAGCAATACAACATTAACCCATCCCGACCAGCTGTGGGTTAGCAATGGTACCCTCGCTGGAACTTTTAAAATTCGCGATATTCTGACCAGCTCATCTGATACCTATATCAGTTCGAATTTCAACGGCAAAGCACTTATTTATGATTTTAGCAGCAACAGCACTTTCGAGCCTCTCATTACAGATGGCACCGTGGAGGGAACCAAGCCCTTGTTGGATGAGTTACTGAGTAAAAATGTGGACGAGCTTCAATCCATTAGCAATTGCTATGGCCTGAATGACCTGTTGATTGTTGGAGGAAAGACAAAAAATGGTGCAGAAGAAGCGATTCTTCTGAACCAACAATTTCAAAAAATAAAGGAATTGAAAGCGCCAGAATTCAATCTTTTTGGAAGAGTCCGACTCTATTCTCTCAGTGGGCATTTGTTGATCCAAAGCGGTAGTCACCTTTATAGCTATGAGACCGCCACAGGAGATTTAAGCAGACTTAGCACTTTCTTAATTGCTGCAACAGACAGCAAAATTTTGAAGGACAGATTTTACGCTTATTTCAAGGAGACCAGCGGTATAAATTACTTCGCCGTGACCGATGGAACCCAACAAGGAACACATAAAATTGATGGATGGCAATCTTCCGTCATATCCGAGTACAACATACAATTCCGCGGAGATTCTATTTATTACCTAACTGAGACCAATACGCAGATAAAAGAAATTTATACTTGTCATATAGATAGTCTAACGGGTAGGTATTTTTCTGATTTTGGGGGAAGATTCAGACCAACGGTAATGAATGTAGTGAATGATATTTTTGTATTTTCAAGAAATACCGCAGAGGAAGGCGTAGAGCTCTACAGATTTCCCATGGCTGAACCATCGTCTAGCCGCGAAGAAAAAGAATTGGGATCAGAGTGCAGGCTCGTACAAAATCCGGTCCGAGATTATGTACAATTGGAGTTTGGAACTACCATACCGACGAATGGAAAATTGACACTCATCGACGGCAATGGGCGTACAATCCGTCAGATGAATATCAATGGAGAAAGCAGGTATTTTATTCCAGTAACTGATCTTCCTTCAGGATGGTATTATATAAAAATCTATACGACAAATGGACAGGAATCAAAAATAATTTTCAAAGAATAA
- the radC gene encoding DNA repair protein RadC: MTTPPLKNSIKLWAEDDRPREKLAAKGKEALSNVELLAILLGSGSRNESAVDLARRILFGCQNSLLELSKLGINGLKKYKGVGLAKAISIEAALELARRRPLEEAINRYAVKASVDAYDHLRLRMEDLKIEQCWVIYLNRASAIIHSECISTGGLSGTVVDPRIVFKKALELSASSIILAHNHPSGNLQPSQQDDRLTDQVKSAGAYLDIRMTDHLIISEKGYYSYADEGKL; this comes from the coding sequence ATGACAACACCACCTTTAAAAAACTCCATCAAACTTTGGGCAGAAGATGACAGACCCAGAGAAAAGCTCGCTGCCAAAGGAAAAGAGGCCTTAAGCAATGTAGAATTACTTGCCATTTTGCTTGGTTCAGGAAGCAGAAATGAAAGCGCGGTAGATCTTGCCAGGCGCATTTTATTTGGATGTCAAAACAGCCTATTGGAATTGAGCAAGCTGGGAATTAACGGACTTAAAAAGTACAAAGGAGTCGGCCTGGCCAAGGCCATCAGTATTGAGGCCGCATTGGAACTAGCCCGCAGAAGACCGCTAGAAGAGGCGATCAACAGATATGCGGTAAAAGCCAGTGTGGATGCTTACGATCACCTTCGACTGAGGATGGAAGATTTAAAAATCGAGCAATGTTGGGTGATTTATCTCAATCGCGCTTCTGCGATCATTCATTCCGAATGCATCAGTACCGGCGGTCTTTCAGGAACTGTGGTGGATCCGCGCATTGTTTTCAAAAAAGCACTTGAGCTGAGCGCTTCTTCCATCATTCTGGCGCACAACCACCCATCTGGCAATCTGCAACCCAGTCAACAGGACGATCGACTGACTGATCAGGTCAAAAGTGCGGGTGCTTATCTTGACATCAGAATGACAGATCATCTGATTATCTCTGAAAAAGGATATTATAGCTATGCAGATGAGGGGAAATTGTAA
- a CDS encoding T9SS type A sorting domain-containing protein, translated as MHYSNPNVIFGYEYLNGIFTEVKTGTSTDNNAGIMERYACLMNRIDVYEELNPKFQPSVKEVCPGLGTFDVCLEMDIPNQGRPMQPDYYYEWAWNNSTTFPNPNEQFKFFSGYEECNTLSVSQILTSQPFHIIVRVCSEHDQNDCITWVSKQITKNSDPQCSDHINYLKRQLADFDEENWSSNGSVIEDVETSSIEEFSIRSIFNQFGQQMSLKNLDLTNLSSYTMQQSLPAGLYYVNFSNNNKIETRKFLVLPK; from the coding sequence TTGCATTATTCAAATCCAAATGTCATTTTTGGATATGAATATTTAAATGGTATTTTTACAGAAGTTAAGACGGGTACATCTACTGACAATAATGCAGGAATAATGGAAAGGTACGCCTGCCTCATGAATAGGATTGATGTCTATGAAGAGCTCAATCCCAAGTTCCAACCAAGTGTTAAGGAAGTTTGCCCCGGACTCGGGACATTTGATGTCTGTTTAGAAATGGATATACCCAATCAGGGTCGGCCAATGCAACCAGATTACTATTATGAATGGGCATGGAATAACAGCACAACATTTCCCAATCCCAATGAGCAGTTTAAGTTTTTTTCCGGGTATGAAGAATGCAACACCCTATCCGTCTCACAAATTCTGACAAGTCAGCCATTTCATATTATTGTCAGAGTCTGTTCAGAACACGATCAGAATGATTGTATCACATGGGTTTCAAAACAGATCACAAAGAATTCTGATCCTCAATGTTCTGATCATATCAATTATTTGAAAAGGCAACTTGCAGATTTTGATGAAGAAAATTGGTCATCAAATGGAAGTGTTATAGAAGATGTTGAAACCAGTAGCATAGAAGAATTTAGTATTCGATCTATATTCAATCAATTTGGCCAACAGATGTCATTGAAAAATTTGGATTTAACGAATCTTTCAAGTTACACAATGCAACAGTCACTGCCAGCAGGACTGTATTATGTAAATTTTAGTAACAATAATAAAATAGAAACACGCAAATTTCTTGTTTTGCCCAAATAA
- a CDS encoding ABC transporter ATP-binding protein: MPSAQTSPNGSILNRLFSFTRPYRMLLATSAVLAVVLAPLGGLTPWLTHIMVDEYIMRSDLPGLQKMAFIFMGILIITTVLRYYFAILTNRLGQSVVKDIRLKVFKKIISFRLSYFDKSAVGTNTTRTINDLESVQVVFSEGLITIVADILSLLMVLLLMFYTSVMLTLITLISFPLLLIASYIFKEKVKESYQRVRNQVVRMNTFLQEHISGMKIVQVFTSEQKVGRKFKEINREYTQANLDGIFYYAVFFPVVEIISAASLGFMIWWGAQGVLDDKVTVGQLIAFPMFLARLFQPVRMLADKFNTLQMGLIAAGRVFQLLDKDETEQLSEERLIQKLKGKIEFRNVHFSYDGETPVLKNISFTLEPGHSLAIVGPTGSGKSSIISILNRLYEIKEGKILMDDQDICTYPLSMLRQRIGFVLQDVFLFNGTIRENISLYDPEIGLDKIQGAAKSIGADEFITRLPGGYNFKLAERGANLSLGQRQLISFVRALVAEPDILILDEATSSIDTQTEKIIQEAIPKMMKGRTSILIAHRLSTIRNSDQIIYLKNGEIKESGTQQELLSLSEGYFRRLYESHFQLAQAN; the protein is encoded by the coding sequence ATGCCATCTGCCCAGACCAGCCCGAATGGTTCCATTCTCAATAGATTGTTTTCGTTTACAAGGCCCTATCGAATGCTTTTGGCTACATCAGCAGTTCTTGCTGTGGTGCTCGCACCCTTGGGCGGTCTTACCCCCTGGCTCACCCACATCATGGTGGACGAATACATCATGAGGTCGGATCTGCCCGGTCTCCAAAAAATGGCATTCATATTTATGGGGATCCTGATCATCACAACGGTGCTCCGGTATTATTTTGCCATCCTGACAAACCGGCTGGGTCAAAGTGTGGTGAAGGATATCCGTCTCAAAGTTTTTAAGAAAATCATTTCTTTCAGACTGAGTTATTTTGACAAATCGGCCGTTGGCACCAACACCACCAGGACCATTAACGACCTTGAGTCAGTGCAAGTCGTCTTTTCTGAGGGCTTGATTACCATCGTGGCTGATATTTTAAGTTTGCTGATGGTGTTGCTTCTAATGTTTTACACCAGTGTGATGCTTACCCTGATCACCTTAATCAGTTTTCCCCTGCTATTGATCGCAAGTTATATTTTTAAAGAAAAAGTAAAAGAGTCCTATCAGAGGGTGCGCAATCAAGTGGTCCGCATGAATACTTTCTTGCAGGAACATATCAGTGGCATGAAAATCGTGCAGGTATTTACATCAGAACAAAAGGTAGGTCGCAAATTTAAAGAGATCAACCGCGAATACACACAAGCCAACCTGGACGGAATCTTTTATTACGCTGTTTTTTTTCCGGTGGTTGAGATCATCTCTGCGGCTTCATTGGGATTTATGATATGGTGGGGGGCCCAGGGTGTTTTGGATGATAAAGTGACTGTCGGACAACTGATCGCATTTCCCATGTTTTTAGCAAGACTCTTCCAGCCAGTGAGGATGTTGGCAGATAAATTTAATACTTTACAAATGGGTCTCATAGCTGCGGGGAGAGTATTTCAATTATTGGACAAGGATGAAACCGAACAACTGTCAGAGGAAAGATTAATCCAAAAGTTAAAAGGCAAAATTGAGTTCAGAAATGTTCACTTTTCTTATGATGGAGAAACCCCGGTCTTGAAAAACATCAGTTTTACCCTGGAGCCAGGACACTCTTTGGCCATTGTCGGCCCAACAGGATCCGGTAAGTCAAGTATCATCAGCATATTAAACCGTCTCTATGAGATCAAGGAAGGAAAAATCCTGATGGATGATCAGGATATTTGTACATACCCATTGTCTATGCTACGTCAGAGAATAGGGTTTGTTTTGCAGGATGTTTTTTTGTTCAATGGCACCATTCGTGAAAATATCAGCTTGTATGATCCAGAAATTGGTCTCGATAAAATACAAGGAGCTGCAAAATCCATCGGAGCTGATGAGTTCATCACAAGACTACCCGGAGGTTATAACTTCAAATTGGCAGAGAGGGGAGCCAATTTGTCTTTGGGACAAAGGCAATTAATTTCTTTTGTGAGAGCTTTGGTTGCCGAACCCGATATTTTAATTTTGGATGAGGCGACCTCCTCCATAGACACCCAAACAGAAAAAATAATTCAGGAGGCCATTCCCAAGATGATGAAAGGGAGGACTTCCATTTTAATTGCTCACAGACTTTCTACCATCCGTAATTCAGATCAGATTATCTACCTTAAAAATGGTGAAATTAAAGAAAGTGGTACCCAGCAGGAACTTTTAAGCCTTTCTGAGGGTTATTTTAGACGACTTTACGAATCCCATTTTCAGTTGGCTCAGGCAAATTAG
- a CDS encoding glycosyltransferase: MEIYLFIIDVFFGIAYVFLLIWLFRNWRLTPNLNPSDFDQIPFKTRLSVVIAARNEDKNIKSCIESVLSQNYPSELMEVLVVDDQSEDDTPEILEDIKDPRLKVMRLGVYKKTTIQGSKKKAIAYGVIHAQGDLIITTDADCIAGSQWVSTIVRYYETYPAPLLILPVEIVGSSSFLSLFQKLDSMSTFFIQKTAHDAGFFQLGSAANLAFEKKVYLESDPYGDNMQIASGDDLFLIKKVNQLYKKQTVVLKSTDAIVQTSSVQTLSEFISQRLRWSSKVKKAGTLSLMVVSCFVWCSKFFTFLSPAYFYIVQNMQFFWASIALLVLHLIADFMVLYESTGFFKKRKYLWYFLPMEIMYFVYLFTIGLLSWIPFQLEWKDRKINV; this comes from the coding sequence TTGGAGATCTATCTTTTCATAATCGATGTTTTTTTTGGAATAGCTTATGTATTTTTATTGATTTGGCTATTCCGTAATTGGCGCCTAACTCCTAATCTAAATCCTTCTGATTTTGACCAAATCCCTTTTAAGACAAGGCTGAGTGTAGTCATTGCTGCCCGAAACGAGGATAAAAACATTAAATCCTGCATTGAATCTGTCTTGTCACAGAACTATCCATCAGAATTGATGGAAGTATTGGTGGTGGATGATCAATCAGAAGATGATACACCTGAAATTCTGGAAGACATCAAGGATCCTCGATTGAAAGTAATGCGTTTGGGTGTTTACAAAAAGACCACCATCCAGGGATCCAAAAAGAAAGCGATTGCCTATGGGGTTATTCATGCGCAAGGAGATTTAATAATTACCACAGATGCAGATTGTATAGCAGGCAGTCAATGGGTCAGCACCATTGTTCGTTATTATGAGACCTATCCGGCTCCACTCCTCATTTTACCGGTCGAAATCGTCGGTTCGTCATCATTCCTCTCCCTTTTTCAAAAATTGGATTCAATGAGCACCTTTTTTATACAAAAAACAGCACACGATGCTGGTTTTTTTCAGTTGGGGAGTGCAGCCAATCTTGCCTTTGAAAAAAAGGTTTATCTGGAGTCGGATCCTTACGGCGACAATATGCAAATTGCTTCTGGAGATGATCTGTTCTTAATCAAAAAAGTAAACCAATTGTACAAGAAGCAAACAGTAGTTTTGAAATCAACGGATGCCATAGTTCAAACTTCGTCGGTTCAAACTTTAAGTGAATTCATATCCCAAAGATTGAGATGGTCCTCCAAAGTAAAAAAGGCTGGAACCCTAAGCCTTATGGTTGTTTCTTGTTTTGTTTGGTGTTCAAAATTTTTCACTTTTTTATCACCTGCATACTTCTACATAGTGCAAAATATGCAATTTTTTTGGGCATCCATTGCATTGCTGGTCCTTCATCTGATCGCAGATTTTATGGTCTTGTATGAATCAACGGGTTTTTTCAAGAAGAGAAAATACCTGTGGTATTTCTTGCCCATGGAGATAATGTATTTTGTTTATTTATTCACCATCGGTTTACTCTCATGGATTCCGTTTCAACTTGAATGGAAGGATCGCAAAATCAATGTTTGA
- a CDS encoding YegP family protein — translation MSSTEHKNDDYLICREYEEQIRMRSEKYPDMITFQHHNGKYYFAWINEVDQIVLRSEAYPSADSRDRGMESVLQNRVLKERYLMIESHGAYFLTLRAANHQEIGRSCPKNDEASLWNLIGGVAITESKSEASINSSNATSSWTNESGVSTDPLAPAFGPTPMVVHSTGPSLEDQSGTNHKNNDQGFNWWWIALIVILLLLYFFWNNSNKQKQVDVPAPTEQPVITEPSSPQPPAPPSTDYKKEEEKRED, via the coding sequence ATGAGTTCTACTGAGCATAAAAATGATGATTACCTGATTTGTAGAGAATACGAGGAACAAATTAGGATGCGTTCTGAGAAATATCCGGACATGATTACTTTTCAGCACCACAACGGCAAGTATTATTTTGCCTGGATTAATGAAGTCGATCAAATTGTATTACGGAGTGAAGCTTATCCTTCAGCTGATTCAAGAGACCGGGGAATGGAGTCGGTCTTGCAAAATCGTGTTCTAAAGGAACGTTATCTCATGATTGAAAGTCATGGTGCCTATTTTCTGACCCTCCGGGCTGCCAATCACCAAGAAATAGGCAGATCCTGTCCAAAAAATGATGAAGCCTCCCTTTGGAATTTAATTGGAGGAGTGGCAATTACAGAATCTAAATCCGAAGCTTCCATAAATTCTTCTAATGCGACAAGTTCTTGGACCAATGAAAGCGGGGTTAGCACAGATCCTTTGGCTCCCGCATTCGGACCTACACCAATGGTAGTACATTCAACAGGTCCAAGTTTAGAAGATCAATCAGGAACCAACCATAAAAATAATGACCAGGGATTTAATTGGTGGTGGATTGCGCTCATTGTAATTTTGCTATTGCTTTACTTCTTTTGGAATAATTCAAACAAACAAAAGCAGGTTGATGTGCCAGCTCCAACTGAGCAACCAGTGATCACAGAGCCAAGTAGCCCTCAACCGCCAGCACCACCTTCGACAGATTACAAAAAAGAGGAGGAGAAAAGAGAAGATTGA
- a CDS encoding lamin tail domain-containing protein has protein sequence MKTFYLRCIFLLISLTGVVIGGSVSRLSAQWIDFFEMDLSHWSGDTNHFTINSNQQLMLSAPSAGSSFLYRSYDYISSEQVWTVYLKLDFSPSNTNKFRWWLSMNQADPMTADGYYIEIGENGSEDNWKLYVKSGNNSRLLGEGVKSVLASEPAVVRLKIKRNEDLNWMVESDYSGHKSFSLEGLFVDTIQMNFNQSFMGILCTYTETRKDKFILDDLGIAIPALDTLPPRIIRAQAVERNRLQIEFDEEPIDSAALKSDNYWVVDFGRPSSIIKEAASNKIYHLIFQSDFENSKNYILKYQNLEDKNGNKQTDDAEIAFRSEWPDLPGIGDLLISEFMADPTPSAGLPDAEFIELYNNSNRIFDISNFVIADASSSSSPFPYYLIGPGEYLILCNVADTTSFQQYGNTLGIRSLPALNNTGDEIILLSSSKMILHQLNFDQNWYGNTPKKEGGYSLELQKPNQYCKGSSSWAVTQSNIGGTPGQINSVFDQSFDLNGPEIINVTAVSKWEIKLLLNEALHADLNHVTDLYMIDQGITIATADVDPDNPHCVLLLLNQALLDSVQYSLIFKDAKDCSGNMAPTQTVQFQLPSAPSAGDLLWNEVLFNPVSGGSDYVEIVNVSQKIVLVKDIFISNPRTSTLLYKVNLDLTIAPDDYLVFTPDRKNILDNFPYADSFKIFQISLPGFDDKEGDLVMSTPIGGRQVLIDSFSYSNSWHHPLVRDENGVSLEKIRPVLSSLEKNHWQSASSRVNYGTPGLKNSQYLDTISGDSKKPYKDFDRVISPNGDAYRDFLSIEFDLDQAGYKLRAEVFTPSGQLVKTLSNEIIGTQDLLIWAGDDNMERILPSGNYILRLSLIHPAGKRSNYSELIVVDSGTK, from the coding sequence ATGAAAACATTTTATTTGAGATGTATTTTCTTATTGATTTCTTTGACTGGTGTAGTAATTGGTGGCTCAGTCAGCCGATTGTCCGCTCAATGGATTGACTTTTTTGAAATGGATTTGAGTCATTGGTCAGGTGATACAAACCATTTTACCATTAATTCAAACCAACAACTCATGCTTTCTGCTCCAAGCGCTGGAAGCAGCTTTTTGTACCGTAGCTACGATTATATTTCATCTGAACAAGTTTGGACTGTCTATCTTAAACTCGATTTTAGTCCATCCAATACCAATAAATTTCGCTGGTGGTTGTCGATGAATCAGGCAGACCCAATGACAGCAGATGGCTATTATATTGAAATTGGTGAAAATGGCAGCGAAGACAATTGGAAGCTGTATGTCAAATCGGGCAATAATTCGAGACTTCTCGGTGAAGGTGTCAAATCCGTCCTTGCTTCAGAACCGGCAGTAGTGCGGTTAAAAATCAAAAGAAATGAAGATTTAAATTGGATGGTCGAATCTGATTATTCCGGACACAAATCGTTTTCACTTGAAGGACTTTTTGTGGATACCATTCAGATGAATTTCAATCAATCGTTCATGGGGATCTTATGTACCTATACTGAAACCAGAAAAGACAAGTTTATTTTGGATGATCTGGGAATTGCTATTCCGGCGCTGGATACTCTTCCTCCTAGGATTATTAGAGCCCAGGCGGTAGAAAGAAACCGTTTGCAAATTGAATTCGATGAAGAACCAATTGACTCTGCAGCCCTCAAATCAGACAATTATTGGGTGGTGGATTTTGGACGCCCCTCCAGTATAATAAAAGAGGCGGCATCAAACAAAATATATCATTTAATTTTTCAATCTGATTTCGAAAACTCAAAAAATTATATTCTCAAATATCAAAATTTGGAAGATAAAAATGGCAACAAACAAACCGATGATGCAGAAATTGCTTTTCGATCTGAATGGCCAGATCTGCCGGGTATCGGAGATTTGTTGATCAGCGAATTTATGGCGGACCCAACCCCTTCAGCAGGTCTTCCTGATGCAGAGTTTATAGAATTATATAACAACTCTAATCGTATCTTTGATATAAGCAACTTTGTCATTGCAGATGCCTCCTCATCATCCTCTCCTTTTCCTTATTACCTTATAGGGCCAGGCGAATATTTGATTCTATGCAATGTGGCAGATACCACGAGCTTTCAACAGTATGGTAATACCCTTGGTATCCGATCGCTACCCGCACTCAACAATACAGGTGATGAAATTATACTGCTTAGTTCGAGTAAAATGATTTTGCATCAGCTGAATTTTGATCAAAATTGGTACGGGAATACTCCAAAAAAAGAGGGTGGTTATTCCCTTGAACTTCAAAAACCCAATCAATATTGCAAGGGATCTTCCAGCTGGGCAGTGACGCAAAGTAACATTGGTGGTACACCCGGACAAATAAATTCTGTCTTTGATCAAAGTTTTGATCTAAATGGTCCTGAGATTATCAATGTGACCGCTGTAAGCAAATGGGAAATCAAGCTTTTGTTGAATGAAGCTTTGCATGCAGATTTGAATCATGTCACAGATCTGTACATGATCGATCAGGGGATCACCATTGCGACAGCAGATGTGGATCCTGATAATCCGCATTGTGTTTTATTGTTGTTGAATCAAGCTTTATTGGATTCAGTGCAGTACAGTCTGATCTTTAAAGATGCCAAAGATTGTAGTGGAAATATGGCTCCCACTCAAACAGTACAATTTCAATTGCCTTCTGCACCATCAGCTGGAGATCTGCTTTGGAATGAAGTTCTTTTTAATCCGGTGTCAGGTGGTAGTGATTATGTGGAAATTGTCAACGTGAGTCAAAAAATAGTTTTGGTGAAGGATATCTTTATTTCCAATCCAAGGACTTCAACTTTGCTTTATAAGGTAAATCTCGATCTGACCATAGCTCCCGATGACTATTTGGTTTTTACACCAGACCGAAAAAATATACTGGATAATTTCCCATACGCAGACAGCTTTAAAATTTTTCAAATCAGTCTTCCAGGCTTTGATGACAAGGAAGGCGATTTGGTAATGAGTACCCCCATTGGAGGAAGGCAGGTCTTGATTGATTCTTTTTCCTATTCCAATTCGTGGCACCATCCGCTGGTGCGCGACGAGAATGGCGTCAGTCTTGAAAAAATCCGACCGGTGTTGAGTTCATTGGAAAAAAATCACTGGCAATCTGCTTCATCACGGGTAAATTACGGCACACCAGGATTGAAGAATAGCCAATACCTGGATACCATATCGGGTGATTCAAAAAAACCCTACAAGGACTTTGACCGGGTGATCAGTCCCAACGGAGATGCTTACAGGGACTTTCTCAGCATAGAATTTGATTTGGATCAGGCTGGATACAAACTCAGGGCAGAAGTTTTTACCCCTTCGGGACAGTTGGTAAAAACATTGTCCAATGAAATTATTGGTACCCAAGATCTGTTGATCTGGGCTGGAGACGACAATATGGAAAGAATTCTACCTTCCGGTAATTACATTTTGCGCTTATCTCTGATTCATCCTGCTGGAAAAAGATCCAATTACTCTGAACTAATTGTTGTGGACAGCGGGACCAAATAA